One region of Daphnia pulicaria isolate SC F1-1A chromosome 7, SC_F0-13Bv2, whole genome shotgun sequence genomic DNA includes:
- the LOC124350524 gene encoding laminin subunit alpha-1-like isoform X2, translating into MDNNNRSILVWITILVLSAGSIQSQSRSSDYQPMNGVGEADGIGVGPSPSHHQDFSKPAQGLFPSVFNLAADADVTSNATCGQSASDGPEIYCRLVEHVYVREPQCGVCDDKDAEYRHPISNVIDGTNSRWQSPTLQNGRRFEWVTITLDLKQVFQVAYVVVKSAISPRPGNWILERSLDGVTFLPWQYYALSEAECISRYGIEPREGNPTYRSDSEVICTAFYSKLDPLEDGEIHTSLIKGRPGARLPSVELLDFTKARYVRLRLQKIRTLNADLMSKLSSKNLNSIGDQQQSEADRSLYQRLFYSIKDISIGGQCVCNGHASACPYHPEVERAQCRCEHNTCGSNCERCCPLFNQRPWKAGTMGEAAVCEQCQCHGHAQQCRYDPQVDRERRSLSIHNIFQGGGVCLNCTDFTTGINCQKCLDGYFRPAGSTLTAPCLACGCHPEGSSGSSCSDGSIQDSNSGQCRCRVGFAGSKCDRCASGYHSFPNCEPCGCDTAGISDPGCRSPCQCKTNVEGERCDRCRPGFFDLRQDNPEGCSRCFCFDRSGRCVAADLGLTKISSKTGWLVTDLQGRRVVTPTAEPNEKDGHNNNRSRLSIANDDMADFESYYWLAPPDYLGKKLTAYSQTVKFQVAWVKARGDSAGKATKGPDVIMEGAGMKIGYGDRSYHRDSNTTISWTLRESKHWYHIPDTVADIVRRRRTEYKGEAVTKTQLMTVLNDLGRLLVRAKFHTDQIEGVLHDAELDVGSEESTSVERARGIEQCFCPPGYAGLSCEDCAFGYVRRNSSRRGEFECLACQCNGHAATCDLDDLTACSPCLHNAVGRQCDACASGYHGDARSGGSCKRCRCPLDSPATNNFSPTCLTTGPDTYVCDQCPPGYEGHHCQRCADGYYGNPLVAGGFCQPCDCSSNQEIGSSDWCDRLTGQCLKCKTGTAGQACQLCATGYYGNATEGTCQECRCYNQGSASNQCDMETGQCQCRDRFVGKHCNRCRDGYGDIEAGCRDCQCDLVGSLTASTCDVQTGQCNCKPGVGTLACNQCLEDHYDFSINGCQGCNCNQSGSERKTCNIITGQCECRSNVMGLKCDQCQVGYWNLISGRGCQPCGCDGTGAVDRTCHPNTGACYCLPGVGGQSCDRCLSGFFGFSSAGCKECEPCDKPGHICDPDTGRCVCPTGTEGPQCQTCVAGAWNHHPLKGCKTCNCHAQGSRSSQCEQSTGACSCRPGFAGMQCDRCIQPGFYGFPMCQRCDCHPTGTDTLNTNGHCHQQDGQCPCKANVMGRRCDTCKDSTFGLLQVGPASTETDQHQHQELMTRHSFDDGGCTPCFCFGRSSSCTQAQLFWSQMKMEGSRGLMITYDPPGPDAPNNIANPNQFPVNTQEICYINLALPGDGQLQFKTGETQLNVTNNLRIVPDVRGDVMIGVSQFFDTPLYWQLPGSFSGDRTTSYNGLLRFTVTNHGGSTLFPDNILATYPLVQIQGNRKIILEYYPHAPHPNGRYQVRLHESLWRMKNNPQAKVSRAMMMVALQNVQHILIRATDSMDRIKAELKDVSLEVALPASPVNSTTHRNSPALARGVETCQCPLEYTGGSCQDPHRGYYRRFKYDYVSSTVLIDLVGDAQPCHCNGRSETCDRETGRCTNCRESTTGDHCQQCAKGFYGEPNQPGGCRPCACPSTDRNFADSCQLLRNGSQSCQCARGFRGDRCQKCDYGYYGNPSQGVACQPCLCNVNGSVSDECHELTGHCNCKPGITGRDCTYCAPRHVISPTGCTSCQDGCTGALFAEVDEMASMIARFNVTEYVPLPWTGLFYQQNVTVLLEQTLVERREEYQITDRLLTGPNILPLAQITLQRAKEMESLAERFQTEAADLQPVCLESQESSILVSSILEEIIAYLKNYAIGETPSVNINKALAEAENHWTYIQSIDVTARKSNAARELERSRNLLNSLGNLFDDGSDTAQVRDHLEGFKIRLDDLETYIYKSRNSTEAAFQSLSFSNATLDSIRRSIAEITGKSTQMDVDLNLARKQNVNATLAISRARAGFQGLTTLLEQLKGKKAQCSSRKSELSRLNPEYKKKYVQAAQVHANHLWKQAQGLFNQFNATRDVADHPLQAANAYKSIVEALKLARQAAEAAGEAAETAYGRAYPDDVDLSLVEQARISRDKSRDFVQRSERLKTLVSSHKEQLKGEQIKLDSVDSILKKAKSINDETSAHLDKLPQVRDKAKAAVEKSTDALGKSNVVSKQIMDIKAQIDSDLRVRLLAMQNGRNVGLGNIPKLVDDARKNMKHLDAKMTHLTKKNFEFRSINSSVSLKLDELRKKIIRAKQAASSIRVSLSGNSGSCARSFTPPLQPSSVSSIMLTFALNHKDRDSLLFYLPATKKHGNDQETDFLAVEMLDRQIRFLWNAGGGTTVLSHPLKLQPSPDDLSDDSRWYKIEAERTGNVGSLRVRPVKPENDRDIEGVTVTGAGPARFTKIDLTTGDKLYIGRVPDNAPTDLKTSKFSGHLHQLWYDGQPVGLWNFMSTSAAGCSPSMEGAQEAKDESSFRFNGQGYAELAQIPRYDSRQYSITFSFKSLDENALLFLAINETHLGQYISLELTEGLIRYQVRYGSGYEMSLQSRQKYNTGQWVKVEASRVLIRGVETALLKVADDEELSAAPFNFGVPDLELEEAKLYVGGLPPDVSISPDLMGSVPGSFLGCMKDLQVVAFGMNPLQGSFYGVEASCGSQTINKIVAFAGTGYIQLRAARPTGRDMNFGLSFKTEMPEGILFFSAPIPAESSDEPANDEELPIRLPLKSDKEADMMSLTIRQGKLDARFRSSAAEVVSITSSGVYNDGQFHNVVVVRTGRKVEVLVDDISIGTIRLARQVGGSSSSGAYSGSDYSHLMLGGVRPEWLSMASDFIGTQHSFTGCIADLSFNNQLVDLSYPVRHSAAAVGRCQHVPVPRVLEERMQANENALASCREVPQYTIEGRAFKFGDAPNSHVMISANRKELHNSFNFTMDFRTHYPNGLLLFSSMKQKKAANYLLAALKNGKVVVSLHGRRKEDLISAGSVNDGHWHRVHIVKDKRKVVVMLDDFAPLRAKAPNKLQLDGQLFVGGLPESSPLLDNAAAEGFKGCIRNLNLNGRSHDLASSKNVIQRVGQCFAHVETGSYFPGDAYAVYSEDFRVGAMADIQLEFRTTELNGVLLSVSERKGSPSLSLAIDDGTIVFAVDMGDNRTFSVSQSFASPYQLCDNRWHSVKANYVENALTLKVDHQDEQYGFSSNGHVKEAKTRNPLFIGGLPELEPQGALRVRDNFKGCIRNVVIRGEIKDWTDMARLNNVLLNACPTN; encoded by the exons atggataataataatcgaTCGATCCTTGTTTGGATTACGATCCTTGTGCTGTCGGCCGGTTCGATTCAAAGTCAAAGCCGGAGCTCAG attATCAGCCAATGAACGGAGTGGGCGAAGCGGACGGGATCGGCGTCGGCCCGTCTCCATCACATCATCAAGATTTCTCGAAACCGGCCCAAGGTTTATTCCCGTCCGTGTTCAACTTGGCGGCCGACGCCGATGTGACATCCAACGCCACATGCGGACAGTCGGCGTCCGACGGCCCGGAAATCTACTGCAGGCTGGTCGAGCACGTCTACGTCCGGGAACCCCAATGcgga GTATGCGACGATAAAGACGCCGAGTACCGGCATCCCATCAGCAACGTGATTGACGGAACCAACAGCCGGTGGCAAAGTCCCACGCTGCAGAACGGCCGACGCTTTGAATGGGTCACCATCACCCTCGACCTCAAACAG gttttccAAGTGGCTTACGTCGTCGTCAAATCGGCCATCTCTCCGCGACCGGGCAATTGGATATTGGAGCGCTCGCTAGATGGCGTCACTTTCCTTCCTTGGCAGTACTACGCCTTGAGCGAAGCCGAATGTATTTCCcg GtacggaatcgaaccccgggAAGGTAATCCGACCTACAGGAGCGACAGCGAAGTCATCTGCACGGCATTTTATTCCAAGCTGGATCCCCTTGAAGATGGAGAA ATTCACACGTCGTTGATCAAAGGACGGCCAGGAGCCCGTCTTCCGTCTGTCGAGCTGCTGGACTTCACCAAGGCCCGATACGTCCGTCTGCGGCTGCAGAAGATCCGGACGCTCAATGCCGATCTGATGAGTAAATTGTCCAGCAAGAACCTCAACAGCATCGGCGACCAGCAGCAGTCGGAAGCGGATCGATCCCTCTACCAGCGGCTCTTTTATTCCATCAAGGACATTTCCATCGGCGGCCAGTGCGTCTGTAACGGACACGCTTCCGCCTGTCCTTACCACCCGGAAGTGGAGCGGGCCCAGTGTCGCTGCGAGCACAACACGTGCGGATCCAACTGCGAGCGCTGCTGTCCGCTCTTCAACCAACGGCCCTGGAAGGCCGGCACTATGGGCGAGGCGGCCGTTTGCGAGCAGTGCCAGTGTCACGGGCACGCCCAGCAGTGCCGCTACGACCCGCAGGTGGACAGGGAGCGCCGGAGTCTGTCGATCCACAACATTTTCCAGGGCGGAGGCGTTTGCCTCAACTGCACCGACTTCACGACGGGCATCAACTGTCAGAAATGCCTGGACGGATACTTCCGCCCGGCCGGATCCACCCTCACCGCTCCTTGCCTTGCGTGCGGATGTCATCCGGAAGGATCCAGCGGATCTTCCTGCAGCGATGGATCGATCCAGGACTCGAATTCCGGACAGTGTCGTTGCCGAGTCGGATTCGCCGGAAGTAAATGCGATCGATGCGCTTCCGGCTACCACAGTTTCCCCAATTGCGAGCCGTGCGGATGCGATACGGCCGGAATATCCGATCCGGGCTGTCGATCCCCCTGCCAGTGCAAAACGAACGTCGAAGGCGAAAGATGCGACCGATGCCGGCCCGGATTCTTCGACCTCCGCCAAGACAATCCGGAAGGATGTTCGCGTTGCTTTTGCTTCGATCGCTCCGGCCGCTGCGTGGCCGCCGACCTGGGCCTGACCAAAATCAGCAGCAAGACGGGCTGGCTGGTGACGGACCTGCAGGGCCGGCGGGTGGTGACGCCGACGGCCGAGCCCAACGAAAAGGAcggccacaacaacaaccggagTCGACTGTCGATCGCCAACGACGACATGGCCGACTTTGAGAGCTACTACTGGCTGGCCCCGCCCGACTACCTGGGCAAGAAACTGACGGCCTACTCGCAGACGGTCAAATTCCAAGTGGCCTGGGTCAAGGCTCGAGGCGATTCGGCCGGCAAGGCCACCAAAGGGCCGGACGTGATTATGGAAGGTGCCGGGATGAAGATTGGCTACGGGGATCGATCCTACCACCGCGATAGCAACACGACCATCAGCTGGACGCTCCGGGAGTCGAAGCACTGGTACCACATACCGGACACGGTGGCCGACATTGTCAGACGCAGACGGACCGAGTACAAGGGCGAGGCCGTCACCAAAACTCAGCTGATGACGGTCCTCAACGACCTCGGCCGGCTCCTAGTCCGCGCCAAATTCCACACGGACCAAATTGAAGGAGT GTTGCACGATGCGGAATTGGATGTCGGATCTGAAGAGTCGACGAGTGTCGAACGGGCCAGAGGGATCGAACAATGTTTCTGCCCGCCCGGCTATGCTGGACTCTCTTGCGAGGATTGCGCCTTTGGTTACGTCCGTCGCAATAGCAGCCGGCGCGGGGAATTCGAATGTCTGGCCTGCCAGTGCAACGGCCACGCGGCCACTTGTGACCTCGACGACCTGACGGCCTGCAGTCCGTGCCTGCACAACGCGGTGGGCCGCCAGTGCGACGCCTGCGCCAGCGGATACCACGGAGACGCCCGTTCCGGTGGCAGCTGCAAAAGGTGCCGCTGCCCCCTAGACTCTCCGGCCACCAACAATTTCAGCCCGACCTGCCTCACCACCGGACCGGACACTTACGTCTGCGATCAATGTCCGCCCGGCTACGAAGGCCACCACTGTCAAAG GTGCGCTGACGGTTACTACGGTAATCCGCTGGTGGCCGGCGGATTCTGCCAGCCGTGCGACTGCAGCAGCAACCAGGAAATCGGATCGTCGGATTGGTGCGACAGACTGACTGGCCAATGCCTGAAATGCAAAACGGGCACGGCCGGCCAGGCTTGCCAGTTGTGCGCTACCGGTTACTATGGCAACGCTACCGAAGGCACCTGCCAAG AGTGCCGTTGCTACAACCAAGGCTCGGCCAGCAACCAGTGCGACATGGAGACGGGCCAGTGCCAATGTCGGGATCGTTTCGTCGGCAAACATTGCAATCGCTGCAGG gaTGGATATGGAGACATCGAGGCCGGCTGCCGGGACTGCCAGTGCGACCTGGTGGGCTCACTGACGGCCTCGACTTGCGACGTCCAAACGGGTCAATGCAACTGCAAGCCGGGCGTCGGCACACTCGCCTGCAATCAGTGCCTGGAAGACCATTACGATTTCTCCATTAACGGCTGTCaag GGTGCAATTGCAATCAATCAGGGTCAGAGAGGAAGACGTGCAACATCATCACGGGCCAGTGCGAATGCCGGTCCAACGTCATGGGCCTCAAGTGCGACCAGTGCCAA GTTGGATACTGGAATCTAATCTCTGGCCGGGGATGTCAGCCGTGCGGATGCGACGGGACTGGAGCTGTCGACCGGACTTGCCATCCCAACACTGGCGCCTGCTATTGTCTGCCCGGCGTCGGCGGACAGTCGTGCGATAGGTGCCTGTCCGGATTCTTTGGATTCTCATCGGCCGGCTGCAAag aATGTGAACCGTGTGATAAACCGGGCCACATTTGTGATCCGGACACGGGACGATGCGTCTGCCCAACCGGAACTGAAGGCCCACAATGTCAGACCTGCGTCGCCGGAGCCTGGAACCACCATCCACTCAAAGGCTGCAAa ACTTGCAATTGCCATGCCCAGGGATCTCGGTCCAGTCAGTGCGAGCAATCGACGGGCGCTTGTTCGTGCCGTCCAGGATTCGCCGGAATGCAATGCGACCGCTGCATCCAGCCCGGCTTTTACGGCTTCCCCATGTGCCAGCGCTGCGACTGCCATCCGACGGGCACCGACACTCTCAACACCAACGGCCACTGCCACCAGCAGGACGGCCAGTGCCCGTGCAAGGCCAACGTCATGGGCCGTCGCTGCGACACTTGTAAGGACTCGACGTTCGGATTACTCCAAGTCGGCCCAGCATCAACCGagacggaccaacatcaacacCAGGAGCTGATGACTAGACATTCATTCGATGATGGCGGATGCACACCTTGCTTCTGCTTCGGACGCTCGTCCAGCTGCACCCAGGCCCAGCTCTTTTGGTCCCAG atGAAGATGGAAGGAAGTCGAGGGTTAATGATTACGTACGACCCGCCCGGCCCGGATGCGCCTAATAACATAGCCAATCCCAACCAGTTTCCAGTCAACACCCAGGAAATTTGTTACATCAAC TTGGCATTACCTGGGGACGGCCAACTTCAATTCAAGACGGGAGAGACGCAGTTGAACGTGACCAACAATTTGCGGATCGTTCCGGACGTTCGAGGTGACGTCATGATCGGAGTCAGCCAATTTTTTGACACTCCGCTCTACTGGCAGTTGCCCGGCTCCTTTTCCGGCGACCGGACCACCTCCTACAACGGCCTGCTCCGATTCACGGTGACCAATCACGGCGGATCGACTCTGTTCCCGGACAACATTCTGGCCACTTATCCGCTGGTTCAGATCCAGGGCAACCGCAAGATCATCCTGGAATATTATCCGCACGCTCCGCACCCTAACGGCCGCTACCAAGTCCG ATTGCACGAAAGTCTGTGGCGGATGAAAAATAATCCGCAAGCCAAAGTCAGCCGGGCCATGATGATGGTGGCCTTGCAGAATGTCCAGCACATTTTGATCAGAGCCACCGACTCGATGGATCGAATCAAAGCCGAACTCAAGGATGTCAGCTTGGAAGTGGCCCTTCCGGCCTCTCCGGTCAATTCCACCACCCACCGGAACAGCCCGGCCCTGGCCAGGGGTGTTGAAACGTGCCAGTGTCCATTAGAATACACTGGAGGCTCCTGTCAGGATCCCCATCGGGGCTACTATCGCCGATTCAAGTACGACTACGTGTCCAGCACGGTGCTGATCGACCTGGTGGGCGACGCCCAGCCTTGCCACTGCAACGGCCGGAGTGAAACTTGCGACAGGGAGACTGGGCGGTGCACCAACTGCCGGGAAAGTACCACTGGAGATCATTGCCAGCAGTGCGCCAAGGGCTTTTACGGCGAACCCAACCAGCCGGGCGGATGCCGGCCGTGCGCCTGCCCGTCGACGGACCGCAATTTCGCCGACTCGTGCCAACTGTTGCGCAACGGCTCGCAGAGTTGCCAGTGCGCCCGGGGATTCCGCGGCGACCGCTGCCAGAAATGCGACTACGGATATTACGGGAATCCCAGTCAGGGCGTGGCCTGTCAGCCGTGCCTCTGCAACGTCAACGGGAGCGTCAGCGACGAATGCCACGAGCTGACTGGCCACTGCAACTGCAAGCCGGGCATTACCGGACGCGATTGCACTTACTGCGCTCCTCGTCACGTCATCAGCCCCACCGGATGCACCT CTTGCCAGGATGGTTGCACCGGGGCGCTGTTTGCCGAAGTGGATGAGATGGCCAGCATGATTGCCCGTTTCAACGTGACGGAATACGTTCCACTGCCGTGGACGGGCCTGTTTTACCAGCAAAACGTGACGGTCCTGCTGGAACAGACTTTGGTGGAACGGCGGGAAGAGTACCAGATCACAGACCGGCTCCTAACCGGCCCCAACATCCTCCCACTGGCTCAAATAACTCTGCAACGAGCCAAGGAGATGGAATCGCTGGCCGAACGGTTCCAGACGGAAGCCGCTGATTTACAGCCCGTCTGCCTAGAGTCCCAAGAGTCTTCCATTTTAGTGTCCAGCATCTTGGAAG AAATCATCGCCTATTTGAAGAACTACGCCATTGGCGAGACGCCGTCCGTCAACATCAACAAAGCGCTGGCCGAAGCCGAGAATCACTGGACGTACATTCAGTCGATTGACGTCACGGCCAGGAAATCCAACGCGGCCCGCGAGCTGGAACGCAGCCGCAATTTGCTCAACAGCCTCGGGAACCTGTTTGATGACGGCAGCGACACGGCCCAGGTGAGGGACCACCTGGAAGGCTTCAAAATCCGACTGGACGACCTGGAAACGTACATCTACAAGAGTCGCAACTCTACCGAAGCC GCGTTCCAGTCTTTGTCGTTTAGTAACGCCACCCTGGACTCTATCCGTCGATCCATTGCGGAAATCACCGGCAAATCGACTCAGATGGATGtcgatttgaatttggcgcgcAAACAGAACGTGAATGCTACGCTGGCCATCAGCCGTGCCCGGGCGGGTTTCCAGGGATTGACGACGTTGCTGGAACAGCTGAAGGGCAAGAAAGCCCAGTGCTCGTCCAGGAAGAGCGAACTGAGCCGTTTGAACCCGGAATACAAGAAGAAGTACGTCCAGGCCGCccaggtgcacgccaatcaTTTGTGGAAACAGGCCCAGGGGCTTTTCAATCAGTTCAACGCCACCAGGGACGTGGCCGACCATCCGCTCCAGGCGGCCAACGCCTACAAATCGATCGTCGAGGCCCTCAAACTGGCCCGGCAAGCGGCCGAAGCGGCCGGCGAGGCTGCCGAAACGGCCTACGGGCGAGCCTATCCGGACGACGTGGACTTGTCGCTGGTGGAGCAGGCCAGGATTTCCAGGGATAAAAGCCGGGACTTTGTCCAGCGATCGGAGCGTCTCAAAACGCTCGTGTCCAGTCACAAGGAGCAGCTGAAAGGGGAACAGATCAAATTGGATTCGGTGGACTCGATCCTGAAAAAGGCCAAGTCCATCAACGACGAGACCAGCGCCCACCTGGACAAGTTGCCCCAGGTCCGCGACAAGGCCAAGGCGGCCGTCGAGAAATCGACGGACGCCCTGGGCAAATCCAACGTCGTTTCCAAGCAAATTATGGACATTAAGGCCCAAATCGATTCCGACCTCAGAGTCCGTCTGCTGGCCATGCAAAACGGCCGCAATGTCGGCCTGGGAAACATCCCCAAACTCg TTGACGACGCCCGGAAGAATATGAAACACCTGGACGCCAAGATGACGCATTTGACTAAAAAGAATTTCGAATTCCGGTCCATCAATTCCAGCGTGTCGTTGAAGCTGGACGAGTTGCGCAAGAAGATCATCCGGGCCAAACAGGCGGCCTCCAGCATCCGCGTTTCTCTCTCTGGCAATTCCGGCTCGTGCGCCAGGAGTTTCACTCCACCGCTGCAGCCCAGCAGCGTGTCCAGCATCATGCTGACGTTCGCCTTGAACCACAAGGATCGCGACTCGTTGCTCTTTTACCTGCCGGCCACCAAGAAGCACGGCAACGACCAGGAGACGGACTTTTTGGCCGTCGAGATGCTGGACCGTCAGATCCGGTTCCTCTGGAACGCCGGCGGAGGCACCACCGTCCTCAGTCATCCGCTGAAGCTCCAGCCCAGTCCTGACGACCTGTCGGACGATTCCCGTTGGTACAAGATCGAAGCCGAGCGGACGGGCAACGTTGGATCTCTCCGGGTGCGGCCAGTCAAACCGGAAAACGATCGGGACATTGAAGGAGTGACGGTGACTGGTGCCGGACCTGCCCGTTTCACTAAAATCGACCTGACGACGGGCGACAAGCTCTACATCGGCCGGGTGCCGGACAACGCCCCGACGGACCTCAAGACGAGCAAATTCAGCGGCCACCTGCACCAATTGTGGTACGACGGCCAGCCGGTGGGTTTGTGGAATTTCATGTCGACCAGCGCTGCCGGATGCAGTCCGTCGATGGAAGGCGCCCAGGAGGCCAAAGACGAGTCGTCGTTCCGTTTCAACGGCCAGGGCTACGCCGAGCTGGCCCAGATCCCGCGCTACGATTCCCGCCAGTACAGCATCACCTTCAGTTTCAAGTCCCTGGACGAGAACGCTCTCCTCTTCCTGGCCATCAACGAGACTCACCTGGGCCAGTACATTAGCCTGGAGCTGACGGAAGGATTGATCCGCTACCAGGTCCGCTACGGGTCCGGCTACGAGATGTCGCTGCAGAGCCGCCAAAAGTACAACACTGGGCAGTGGGTCAAAGTGGAAGCGTCCAGGGTCCTCATCCGAGGAGTGGAGACGGCCCTGCTCAAAGTGGCGGATGACGAGGAACTCTCGGCCGCTCCTTTCAATTTCGGAGTGCCCGACCTGGAACTGGAAGAAGCCAAACTTTACGTCGGCGGATTGCCGCCGGATGTCAGCATTTCGCCGGATCTGATGGGCTCCGTTCCGGGCTCCTTCCTGGGCTGCATGAAGGACCTCCAGGTGGTAGCCTTTGGCATGAATCCACTTCAGGGATCCTTTTACGGAGTGGAAGCCTCGTGCGGATCGCAGACCATCAACAAGATCGTGGCCTTTGCCGGAACTGGATACATTCAACTCCGGGCCGCCAGACCTACCGGCCGTGACATGAATTTCGGGTTGAGCTTCAAAACGGAAATGCCCGAAGGCATTTTGTTCTTCTCCGCACCGATTCCGGCC GAATCCAGCGACGAACCGGCCAATGATGAAGAGTTGCCCATTCGGTTGCCTTTGAAAAGTGACAAGGAGGCGGACATGATGTCGCTGACGATCCGCCAGGGCAAACTGGACGCTCGATTCCGTTCCAGTGCGGCCGAGGTCGTGTCCATCACATCCAGCGGAGTTTACAACGACGGCCAGTTCCACAATGTGGTGGTGGTCCGCACCGGAAGAAAAGTCGAAGTCCTGGTCGACGACATTTCCATCGGGACGATCCGGCTGGCCCGTCAAGTGGGCGGATCATCTTCTTCCGGCGCTTATTCCGGCTCGGATTACTCCCACTTGATGCTGGGAGGCGTCCGTCCCGAGTGGCTGTCGATGGCTTCCGATTTTATCGGCACCCAGCACTCGTTCACCGGATGCATTGCGGATTTGAGCTTCAACAACCAACTGGTGGACCTGAGCTACCCCGTCCGGCACTCGGCGGCCGCCGTCGGGCGCTGCCAGCACGTGCCAGTGCCTCGGGTGCTGGAAGAGCGGATGCAGGCCAACGAGAACGCCCTGGCCTCGTGCCGGGAAGTGCCCCAGTACACGATCGAGGGGCGGGCCTTTAAATTCGGCGACGCCCCCAACAGTCACGTGATGATTTCGGCCAATCGCAAGGAACTGCACAACAGTTTCAACTTTACCATGGACTTCCGCACTCACTACCCCAACGGCCTGTTGCTCTTCTCATCC atGAAACAGAAGAAGGCGGCCAATTATTTGCTGGCGGCCCTGAAGAACGGCAAAGTGGTGGTCAGTTTGCACGGCCGCCGGAAGGAGGACTTGATTTCGGCCGGAAGCGTCAACGACGGCCATTGGCATCGAGTCCACATTGTCAAGGACAAGCGTAAAGTCGTCGTCATGCTGGACGATTTCGCTCCTCTGAGAGCCAAGGCGCCCAACAAGTTGCAGCTGGACGGCCAGCTGTTTGTCGGCGGCCTGCCGGAGAGTTCGCCGCTGCTGGACAACGCGGCCGCCGAGGGCTTCAAGGGTTGCATCCGCAACTTGAACCTGAACGGCCGCTCGCACGACCTGGCCAGCAGCAAGAACGTGATCCAGCGAGTGGGCCAGTGCTTCGCCCACGTCGAGACGGGCTCCTACTTCCCTGGTGACGCCTACGCCGTTTACAGCGAAGACTTCCGCGTCGGGGCCATGGCCGACATCCAGCTGGAATTCCGGACGACCGAATTGAACGGAGTTTTGCTCAGCGTCTCTGAGCGCAAAGGTTCACCGTCCTTGTCACTGGCCATCGACGACGGAACG aTTGTTTTCGCCGTGGACATGGGTGACAATCGAACTTTTTCCGTCAGCCAGAGCTTCGCTTCTCCGTATCAGCTGTGCGACAACCGTTGGCACTCGGTCAAGGCCAACTACGTCGAGAACGCCCTCACGCTCAAGGTGGACCACCAGGACGAGCAGTACGGATTCTCCAGCAACGGACACGTCAAGGAGGCCAAGACCCGCAATCCGCTCTTCATCGGCGGCCTGCCCG AACTGGAGCCGCAAGGGGCGCTGCGAGTGCGCGATAACTTCAAGGGCTGCATCCGCAATGTGGTGATCCGCGGCGAGATCAAGGACTGGACCGACATGGCCCGGCTCAACAACGTCCTCCTTAACGCCTGTCCCACTAACTAA